Proteins from one Bradyrhizobium roseum genomic window:
- a CDS encoding prepilin peptidase → MIRALRRTGDRTGRFLSEALTGRPAGRPYVVVAWGLVAGAIWFAIGLADDPGWPLPALAACYLGVWLAAVCAIDARYGIIPDSMVLALAAGGALYAWLWGTGDFWWRGLEAALIFAAVSLFRAIYRWLRGHDGLGFGDVKFVAAGTLWVGADGIPAVLLIAVVSALVSLLILRAQGHELHGKQAISFGPHLAIGLWWVWVLGPQPI, encoded by the coding sequence ATGATACGCGCGCTGCGCAGGACCGGTGACCGCACCGGTCGTTTTCTGAGCGAAGCGCTGACCGGACGACCGGCCGGGCGGCCGTATGTGGTCGTGGCATGGGGCCTGGTCGCCGGCGCGATCTGGTTCGCCATCGGTCTCGCGGACGACCCCGGCTGGCCGCTGCCCGCACTCGCGGCCTGCTACCTCGGCGTTTGGCTGGCCGCTGTTTGCGCTATTGACGCCCGCTACGGGATCATTCCGGACAGCATGGTGCTGGCGCTGGCCGCCGGCGGCGCGTTGTACGCCTGGCTGTGGGGGACGGGAGATTTTTGGTGGCGCGGGCTGGAGGCAGCCTTGATCTTTGCCGCCGTGTCGCTGTTCCGTGCCATCTATCGCTGGCTGCGCGGCCATGACGGCCTGGGTTTTGGCGACGTCAAGTTCGTGGCGGCGGGCACGCTTTGGGTCGGGGCGGACGGTATTCCGGCCGTGCTGTTGATCGCGGTGGTGTCAGCCCTGGTCAGCTTGCTGATCCTGCGCGCGCAGGGGCATGAACTGCACGGCAAGCAGGCGATCTCGTTCGGGCCGCATCTGGCGATCGGACTGTGGTGGGTGTGGGTCTTGGGACCGCAGCCGATCTAA
- a CDS encoding PEPxxWA-CTERM sorting domain-containing protein → MRILSFGLIGLGAALALTSLVSPAAAVVTFDQSLASGWYQGAGTSNGHFAVDTGANGVELGLRASIRFVGPITPTGNVYFAPTGSTPPGRALWNFEFSVNPGSYEDTYSLLTITGPGGSLAFDPTQISDNKPTGGSFDQNSENLGFAFLGGPINFNPNVSGIYTFDLKLFSSEDALLGGVSIQVNAIPEPSTWAMLILGFAGIGFMAYRRKSRPAAITA, encoded by the coding sequence ATGCGGATTTTATCGTTTGGTTTGATTGGTCTCGGAGCCGCGCTTGCATTGACTTCTCTTGTCAGTCCAGCGGCGGCCGTCGTCACGTTCGATCAGAGCCTGGCGTCGGGATGGTACCAAGGGGCCGGCACCAGCAACGGCCATTTTGCCGTCGACACCGGCGCCAATGGGGTCGAACTTGGCTTGCGTGCCTCGATTCGATTTGTCGGACCGATCACGCCGACAGGAAATGTTTATTTTGCACCAACGGGCAGCACGCCGCCCGGCAGGGCACTGTGGAATTTCGAGTTCTCGGTGAATCCAGGCTCGTACGAGGATACTTATTCGCTACTGACGATTACCGGTCCCGGGGGGAGCTTGGCGTTCGATCCGACGCAAATATCGGACAATAAGCCAACCGGTGGGTCATTCGATCAGAACAGCGAAAACCTGGGCTTTGCTTTTCTGGGCGGCCCGATCAATTTCAACCCCAATGTGTCCGGCATCTACACCTTCGACCTGAAGCTTTTCAGTTCGGAAGACGCGCTCCTGGGCGGCGTCTCGATCCAGGTCAATGCCATTCCCGAGCCGTCGACCTGGGCGATGCTGATCCTTGGCTTCGCCGGCATAGGCTTCATGGCTTATCGCCGGAAATCACGACCGGCCGCGATCACCGCGTGA
- a CDS encoding VanZ family protein has product MQNLKVKRRPNRIAVVAAWVAVIAIAYATLTHVGFVYAIYFKLAPYLMRPAMQTYAHFEHIIAFAFLGALFGIAYPKRPILVCIIVLGAAAMLEIMQTMTPDRHGTWIDALEKMAGGAAGIAIAKAVQWLRSAKDKPS; this is encoded by the coding sequence ATGCAAAACCTCAAAGTGAAGAGACGCCCCAACCGCATCGCCGTCGTAGCGGCGTGGGTCGCGGTCATCGCGATCGCCTATGCCACGCTGACGCATGTCGGGTTTGTCTATGCAATCTACTTCAAGCTCGCCCCATATCTGATGCGGCCGGCAATGCAGACCTATGCCCATTTCGAGCACATCATCGCGTTTGCTTTCCTTGGTGCCCTGTTCGGCATTGCTTATCCGAAACGCCCGATTCTCGTTTGCATCATCGTCCTGGGTGCTGCCGCCATGCTGGAGATCATGCAGACCATGACGCCCGATCGTCACGGCACCTGGATCGATGCGCTGGAGAAAATGGCGGGTGGCGCAGCCGGCATCGCCATTGCGAAGGCGGTCCAGTGGTTACGGTCGGCAAAGGACAAGCCATCCTGA
- a CDS encoding glycosyltransferase family 2 protein, with amino-acid sequence MKLLVVIVNYRVTQLAIDCLHSVANEIASVPGMHVAICENGSGDGSAERIQRAIDDNGWAGWCTLTALHVNLGFTGGNNAVLRPALQSADKPDYFLLLNSDTIVRPNAFKALVDFMDNNPEVGIGGSRLEDPDGTPQRSAFRFQSPLSEFEGSLKLGLVSKLLSRWVVAPPVVDHAFETDWVAGASMIIRREAMEATGLLDEGFFTYFDDIDYCLNAKKRGWPSWYIPASRVVHLVGQSTGVNSKPKRLPPYLLEARRRHFLKNHGALYAAMVDMARIAGLSLWRLRILLTGKDDTTPPQHLSDSIRHSVFLKGFKVTDVKNPALTS; translated from the coding sequence GTGAAATTGCTCGTCGTCATCGTCAACTATCGCGTCACCCAGCTGGCGATCGACTGCCTGCATTCAGTCGCGAACGAGATCGCGAGCGTCCCCGGCATGCATGTCGCGATCTGCGAAAACGGGTCCGGCGATGGCTCCGCCGAACGGATTCAACGCGCCATCGACGACAATGGCTGGGCAGGCTGGTGCACGCTGACGGCGCTCCACGTAAATCTGGGATTCACCGGCGGCAACAATGCGGTCCTGCGGCCCGCCCTGCAATCGGCGGACAAGCCCGACTATTTCCTGCTGCTCAATTCCGATACGATCGTGCGGCCGAACGCATTCAAGGCGCTGGTCGACTTCATGGACAACAATCCAGAAGTCGGCATCGGCGGCAGTCGCCTCGAGGATCCCGACGGAACGCCGCAGCGATCCGCGTTCCGCTTTCAGTCACCGCTGAGCGAGTTCGAGGGCAGCCTGAAACTCGGATTGGTCAGCAAGCTGCTCAGTCGCTGGGTGGTGGCTCCCCCCGTCGTCGATCATGCTTTCGAGACCGATTGGGTTGCCGGCGCCAGCATGATCATCCGGCGCGAAGCGATGGAAGCGACGGGATTGCTCGACGAGGGCTTTTTCACCTATTTCGACGACATCGATTACTGCCTCAATGCCAAGAAGCGGGGTTGGCCGAGCTGGTACATTCCGGCGAGCCGCGTGGTCCACCTCGTCGGCCAATCGACCGGCGTGAACAGCAAGCCCAAGCGCTTGCCGCCCTACCTGCTGGAAGCGCGCAGGCGTCACTTTCTGAAGAACCATGGCGCGCTCTACGCCGCCATGGTCGACATGGCCAGAATCGCAGGCCTGTCGCTGTGGAGGTTACGGATTCTACTGACCGGAAAGGACGACACCACACCGCCACAGCACCTTTCCGATTCAATCCGGCACAGCGTATTTCTCAAGGGTTTCAAGGTGACCGACGTCAAGAATCCGGCCTTGACCTCATGA
- a CDS encoding PEPxxWA-CTERM sorting domain-containing protein, which yields MVGQYGMLRRIGFAVAAVIALMGPAKASIVTAVGGTTGSLPSDGSASQNEVIGSVFGYFGAQLFANGPVKVEYAYRGAEAGDTNTFFVLGNLTFTTGIGGSEYDDKASETIALAGLLNFAFGANQNSPSVTNGSNPSAPTGSVPNFFISFYDKDNKLGALSGTSGIIAFDDGGRQADGDYDDLVVNFTVTAVPEPTTWAMMLLGFAGIGLLAYRRKSKPAFC from the coding sequence ATGGTCGGCCAGTACGGAATGCTAAGACGGATCGGCTTCGCCGTGGCCGCGGTGATCGCCCTCATGGGACCGGCCAAGGCTTCCATCGTCACAGCGGTTGGCGGCACCACGGGGTCTCTGCCCTCGGACGGCTCCGCATCCCAGAACGAAGTCATCGGAAGCGTGTTCGGCTACTTCGGCGCTCAACTGTTCGCCAATGGCCCGGTGAAGGTCGAATACGCCTATCGTGGCGCCGAGGCCGGCGATACCAACACGTTCTTCGTTCTCGGCAACCTCACGTTCACGACCGGGATTGGTGGAAGTGAATACGATGATAAGGCCAGCGAAACCATTGCATTGGCAGGCCTGCTCAATTTCGCGTTCGGTGCCAATCAAAACTCTCCGTCGGTGACCAACGGCTCCAATCCATCAGCGCCGACCGGCAGCGTGCCGAATTTCTTCATTTCGTTCTACGACAAGGACAACAAACTGGGTGCGCTGAGCGGCACTTCCGGCATCATCGCTTTCGACGATGGCGGCAGGCAAGCGGACGGCGACTACGACGATCTCGTGGTGAATTTCACTGTCACCGCTGTTCCGGAACCCACGACCTGGGCGATGATGCTGCTGGGCTTTGCTGGAATCGGTTTGCTGGCGTATCGTCGAAAGTCGAAGCCCGCCTTTTGCTAG
- a CDS encoding efflux RND transporter permease subunit yields the protein MASISEPFIRRPVGTTLLAVGLFLVGIVAYAFLPVSAVPNVDFPMIRVFANRPGADPAVMAATVAAPLERRLGQIAGIEQITSTSSLGSTSIHLQFAIGRNIDRAARDVQAAINASLVDLPTDLPSLPRFRKANPSSTPMFVLALTSKTLTTSAMYDAADTVIAQRISQVPGVGEVTVSGADQPAVRIALNPVALSNAGIATDDVRLAIVSANPLGPVGIFNSGRQSETISTNKQMRSAAEFRDIIIKSSSGNFVRLADVAEVEDSVRNSRSIAWFNKQPAVLIQITKQGDANVIDTVDRVKALLPQLSRWLPAGLEISTLVDRTNTIRASVLDMQYTLLATAFLVMLVVFLFLRRLTPTIAAGVSVPLALAGTCAGMWLAGFSIDNLSLMALAISVGFVVDDAIVMIENMHRKLEQGMAPYPAALEGARQIGFTVLSISLSLIAAFTPLIFMDGIVGRLLREFSLTLTFAILVSTVVSLTVTPMICAHYIKQATSDRATWLDRVVEGTLSRIVDLYAWTLRGVLGFPYLTLLVFFATIALTVTLYINIPKGYFPIDDSGLIVGASQSSSDTSFQSMIRFQQQLADVVEADDAVAGVGSILGTMTANRGLFFISLKPPAARAGLSTQLVIDRLRKKLETMPGVRLYMFAAQDVRAGGRQSSSDYQYTVSSVDIDLLRKWAPIVAKRMETVEGITDISTDRDAAGLQLALTIDRTAAATLGVRVKDIDDALNNAFAQRQISIVYTQRNQYMVVLEIDPKFQADPSNLERIFVAGANDTQVPLSAVARYDRGLASLAINHTQSIPSVTVSFNLVPDVPLERAISRIQRAVEELHMPEGIRGSFDGNAGDFNKTSGRQPLLILGALVAMYIVLGVLYESLAHPITIISTLPSAGLGALLALQVTSTPLTVIAFVGIILLIGIVKKNGIMMVDFALDAERHRGLSSADAIFEACRARFRPILMTTMAALFAGIPLVLATGPGTELRRPLGITIIGGLFVSQILTLYTTPVIYLLIDRMRRMQKNPSPINLRSVN from the coding sequence GTGGCCTCGATCTCCGAGCCCTTCATCCGCCGGCCGGTCGGCACCACGCTGCTGGCGGTCGGGCTGTTCCTGGTCGGCATCGTCGCCTATGCGTTCCTGCCGGTGTCGGCGGTGCCCAATGTCGATTTTCCGATGATCCGGGTGTTCGCCAACCGCCCGGGCGCGGATCCCGCCGTGATGGCGGCAACGGTTGCCGCGCCGCTGGAGCGGCGGCTCGGACAGATCGCCGGCATCGAGCAGATCACCTCAACCAGTTCGCTCGGCTCGACCAGCATTCACCTGCAGTTCGCGATCGGGCGCAACATCGACCGCGCGGCGCGTGACGTGCAGGCCGCGATCAACGCCTCGCTGGTCGACCTGCCGACCGACCTGCCGTCGCTGCCGCGCTTCCGCAAGGCCAACCCCTCGTCGACACCGATGTTCGTGCTGGCGCTGACCTCCAAGACGCTGACGACCAGCGCGATGTATGACGCCGCCGATACCGTGATCGCCCAGCGCATCTCGCAGGTGCCGGGTGTCGGCGAGGTCACCGTCTCCGGCGCCGACCAGCCGGCGGTGCGGATCGCGCTCAACCCGGTCGCGCTGTCGAACGCCGGGATCGCCACCGACGACGTGCGGCTCGCCATCGTCAGCGCCAATCCGCTGGGGCCGGTCGGCATCTTCAACAGCGGCCGCCAGAGCGAGACGATCTCGACCAACAAGCAGATGCGCAGCGCGGCCGAATTCCGCGACATCATCATCAAGAGCTCGAGCGGCAATTTCGTCCGCCTCGCCGATGTCGCCGAGGTCGAGGATTCCGTCCGCAACAGCCGTTCGATCGCCTGGTTCAACAAGCAGCCCGCGGTGCTGATCCAGATCACCAAGCAGGGCGACGCCAACGTGATCGACACCGTCGATCGCGTGAAAGCCCTGCTGCCTCAGCTCAGCCGCTGGCTGCCGGCCGGGCTCGAGATTTCGACGCTGGTCGACCGCACCAACACCATCCGGGCCAGCGTGCTCGACATGCAGTATACGCTGCTGGCGACCGCCTTCCTGGTCATGCTGGTGGTGTTCTTGTTCCTGCGGCGGCTGACGCCGACCATCGCGGCCGGCGTCTCGGTGCCGCTGGCGCTGGCCGGCACCTGTGCCGGGATGTGGCTGGCCGGCTTCTCGATCGACAATCTGTCGCTGATGGCGCTGGCGATCTCGGTTGGCTTCGTGGTCGACGACGCCATCGTCATGATCGAGAACATGCACCGCAAACTCGAACAGGGCATGGCGCCCTACCCGGCCGCGCTGGAGGGCGCCAGGCAGATCGGCTTCACGGTGCTGTCGATCAGCCTGTCCCTGATCGCGGCGTTCACGCCGCTGATCTTCATGGACGGCATCGTCGGGCGCCTGCTGCGCGAGTTCTCGCTGACGCTGACCTTCGCCATCCTGGTGTCGACGGTGGTCTCGCTCACCGTTACGCCGATGATCTGCGCGCACTACATCAAGCAAGCCACCTCGGACCGCGCGACCTGGTTGGACCGCGTGGTCGAGGGCACGCTGTCGCGCATCGTCGACCTCTACGCCTGGACGCTGCGCGGCGTGCTGGGCTTTCCGTACCTGACGCTGCTGGTGTTCTTTGCCACCATCGCGCTGACGGTGACGCTCTACATCAATATCCCGAAAGGCTATTTCCCGATCGACGACAGCGGCCTCATCGTCGGCGCCTCGCAAAGTTCGTCCGACACCTCGTTCCAGTCCATGATCAGGTTTCAGCAGCAGCTCGCGGACGTCGTCGAAGCGGACGACGCGGTCGCGGGGGTCGGATCGATCCTCGGCACCATGACGGCGAATCGCGGGTTGTTCTTCATCAGCCTCAAGCCGCCCGCGGCGCGCGCGGGGCTGAGCACCCAGCTCGTCATCGACCGCCTGCGCAAGAAGCTGGAAACCATGCCGGGCGTACGGCTCTATATGTTTGCGGCGCAGGACGTTCGGGCCGGCGGACGTCAAAGCAGCTCGGACTATCAGTACACGGTTTCCAGCGTCGACATCGACCTGCTCAGGAAGTGGGCCCCCATCGTCGCCAAGCGCATGGAGACGGTCGAGGGCATTACCGACATTTCCACCGACCGCGATGCCGCCGGGCTGCAGCTTGCGCTGACGATCGACCGCACTGCCGCCGCCACGCTCGGCGTCCGCGTCAAGGACATCGATGACGCCCTGAACAACGCCTTCGCGCAGCGGCAGATCTCGATCGTCTACACCCAGCGCAACCAGTACATGGTGGTGCTGGAGATCGACCCCAAGTTCCAGGCCGATCCCTCCAACCTGGAACGCATCTTTGTCGCCGGCGCCAACGATACGCAGGTGCCGCTCTCCGCCGTCGCGCGCTACGACCGCGGCCTGGCATCGCTGGCGATCAACCACACCCAGTCGATCCCATCGGTAACGGTGTCGTTCAACCTCGTTCCCGATGTCCCCCTGGAACGCGCAATCTCGCGCATCCAGCGCGCGGTCGAGGAACTGCACATGCCGGAAGGCATCCGCGGCAGTTTTGACGGCAATGCCGGCGATTTCAACAAGACCAGCGGACGGCAGCCGCTGCTGATCCTGGGCGCGCTGGTGGCGATGTATATCGTGCTCGGGGTACTCTATGAGAGTCTCGCGCACCCGATCACGATCATCTCAACCCTGCCGTCGGCCGGGCTCGGCGCCCTGCTGGCACTGCAGGTGACCAGTACGCCGCTGACCGTGATCGCGTTTGTCGGCATCATCCTGTTGATCGGCATCGTCAAGAAGAACGGCATCATGATGGTCGATTTCGCGCTTGATGCCGAGCGCCATCGCGGCCTGTCGTCGGCGGACGCGATCTTCGAGGCCTGCCGCGCCCGCTTCCGCCCGATCTTGATGACGACCATGGCGGCGCTGTTTGCCGGCATTCCGCTCGTCCTCGCCACCGGCCCGGGAACTGAACTGCGCCGGCCGCTCGGCATCACCATCATCGGCGGGCTGTTTGTGTCACAGATCCTGACGCTTTATACGACACCGGTGATTTATCTGCTGATCGACCGGATGCGCCGGATGCAAAAAAACCCATCCCCCATCAACCTGAGATCGGTTAATTAA
- a CDS encoding O-methyltransferase, producing the protein MRIEVAKPATRLARAVRSRVIRAEAVHRAESNHHLIRISKPPRAPYIARFKRSAVKAPAGWANPPIRAMPSATGPDRMQNLRKNIRTLIGIADHKSRDHRKFYPWGFAMNGQTSRLEAVRQMIFAAEIARIIETGTYRGTTTEWFAQFGLPVETVETDERVFAFSKARLSRFPNVAIHLGSSVPFLRSRLADANINDRVLFYLDAHWENSLPLREELQIIFTHHPNSVIVIDDFQVRDDNGYHYDDYGPDRALTLDYVERSNLPAYHAFYPATPSEQETGARSGWIVLTPDPAIAERLRTIPLLRTI; encoded by the coding sequence TTGCGCATCGAAGTTGCAAAGCCTGCAACAAGGCTCGCACGCGCCGTTCGATCCCGGGTGATTCGCGCAGAAGCCGTGCACCGGGCCGAATCAAACCATCATTTAATTCGAATATCGAAGCCGCCGCGCGCGCCATATATTGCTCGATTTAAACGATCCGCCGTAAAGGCGCCGGCCGGGTGGGCAAATCCGCCGATTCGTGCAATGCCGTCCGCAACGGGGCCTGATCGAATGCAAAACCTTCGCAAGAACATACGGACACTGATCGGGATCGCCGATCACAAATCCCGCGACCATCGCAAATTCTATCCATGGGGCTTTGCGATGAACGGGCAGACCTCACGGCTCGAAGCGGTGCGGCAGATGATTTTCGCCGCGGAAATCGCCCGCATCATCGAGACCGGAACATACCGCGGCACGACCACCGAATGGTTCGCCCAGTTCGGACTGCCGGTGGAAACCGTCGAGACCGATGAACGCGTCTTTGCGTTCTCCAAGGCGAGATTGTCCAGGTTCCCCAACGTCGCGATTCACCTGGGTTCCTCAGTCCCCTTCCTAAGAAGTCGACTCGCGGACGCCAACATCAACGATCGCGTGCTGTTCTATCTGGACGCGCATTGGGAAAACAGTCTGCCGTTGCGCGAGGAGTTGCAGATCATCTTCACCCATCACCCCAATTCGGTGATCGTGATCGACGACTTCCAGGTTCGCGACGATAACGGCTATCATTATGATGATTACGGGCCAGACCGGGCCCTGACGCTGGATTACGTCGAAAGATCGAACTTGCCCGCCTACCACGCCTTCTATCCCGCGACGCCATCAGAGCAGGAAACCGGGGCAAGGTCGGGATGGATCGTCCTGACGCCGGACCCCGCCATCGCGGAGCGGCTGCGGACGATACCCCTGCTGCGGACCATCTGA
- a CDS encoding PEPxxWA-CTERM sorting domain-containing protein — protein sequence MMLKKVLGIVVSAVILSSSAASAAIITNGGFETGNFSGWTVNTGAPTPYNQVVIGYNQPTGYPTGAFGEPIPPAPGGGNYGAYFVSDTSVQSISQSISLLAGTSYYVSFDIYSPKNGQNNPFDALLQSSTDGNLSPIFTAKTLGTGWVHYSAEFVASAGPYAFSLNYTPLGTTGADFVVDNINVAAVPEPATWAMMILGFAGIGFVAYRRRSAPTAFRLA from the coding sequence ATGATGTTGAAGAAGGTTTTGGGGATCGTCGTATCCGCAGTCATTTTGTCATCCAGCGCCGCAAGCGCCGCGATCATCACCAACGGCGGTTTCGAAACGGGGAACTTCTCCGGCTGGACGGTCAACACCGGCGCCCCCACACCGTACAATCAGGTTGTGATTGGCTACAATCAGCCCACTGGCTATCCGACGGGCGCCTTCGGCGAGCCGATTCCGCCGGCCCCCGGCGGCGGCAATTACGGTGCCTACTTCGTGTCGGACACGAGCGTCCAGTCGATTTCGCAGTCGATCAGCCTGCTCGCCGGCACGAGCTACTATGTGAGCTTCGATATCTACTCACCGAAGAATGGACAGAACAACCCGTTCGACGCCCTGCTTCAATCGTCGACCGACGGCAACCTCTCGCCGATCTTCACCGCCAAGACCCTTGGTACGGGCTGGGTGCACTACTCCGCCGAATTCGTTGCCAGCGCGGGGCCGTACGCGTTCAGCCTCAACTACACCCCGCTCGGCACCACGGGTGCGGATTTCGTGGTCGACAACATCAACGTCGCGGCCGTTCCCGAGCCTGCAACCTGGGCGATGATGATCCTGGGCTTCGCCGGCATCGGCTTCGTGGCCTATCGCCGCAGGTCGGCGCCGACGGCTTTCCGTTTGGCTTGA
- the gspG gene encoding type II secretion system major pseudopilin GspG: protein MVKAIESGQAKQGGSGRMARHRRRKDAGYTLLELLVVMGILAVLTAIATPQLMGYFGKAKTQSVQLQIENIGTALELYYMENGNYPSASAGLKALVEASPEAPRWNGPYLKKAKNLLDPWGRPYQYAIAEGQYEVYSLGPTGKARSASAGPGIPGQMTAELNGSR, encoded by the coding sequence ATGGTTAAGGCGATCGAAAGTGGACAGGCGAAGCAAGGCGGCAGCGGCCGGATGGCGCGCCATCGCAGGCGAAAGGACGCCGGCTATACGCTGCTCGAACTGCTGGTCGTGATGGGCATCCTGGCGGTGCTGACCGCGATCGCGACGCCGCAGCTGATGGGTTATTTCGGCAAGGCCAAGACCCAGTCGGTGCAACTCCAGATCGAGAATATCGGCACCGCGCTGGAACTCTATTACATGGAGAACGGCAACTACCCGAGCGCGAGCGCGGGCCTGAAGGCGCTGGTCGAGGCGTCGCCGGAGGCGCCGCGCTGGAACGGCCCTTACCTGAAGAAGGCGAAGAACCTGCTCGATCCCTGGGGCCGGCCGTACCAGTACGCCATCGCCGAGGGCCAGTACGAGGTCTATTCGCTCGGCCCCACCGGCAAGGCCAGATCGGCGAGCGCGGGCCCCGGCATTCCCGGGCAGATGACAGCCGAATTAAATGGTTCCCGATAA